A single region of the Lotus japonicus ecotype B-129 chromosome 4, LjGifu_v1.2 genome encodes:
- the LOC130713759 gene encoding uncharacterized protein LOC130713759 has product MKYVLVTGGVVSGLGKGVTASSIGLLLQACGLRVTAIKIDPYLNTDAGTMSPIEHGEVFVLDDGGEVDLDLGNYERFMDIKLTRDNNITTGKIYQYVIEKERRGDYLGKTVQVVPHITDAIQEWIERVAHIPVDGKAGPADVCVIELGGTIGDIESMPFIQALGQFSYRVGAGNFCAVHVSLVPVLNVVGEQKTKPTQHSVRGLRGQGLTPHILACRSTTVLDESAKGKLSQFCLIPGENIITLYDVPNIWHIPLLLRDQKAHEAIFKVLNLKGMTQEPDLKEWTRRAESCDMLHEPVRIALVGKYTCLSDSYLSILKALVHASVGWHQKLLVDWVSATDLEEETAKENHDAYKAAWKLLKGADGVLVPGGFGDRGVQGKMVAVKYARENRIPFLGICLGMQIAVLEFARSVLGVHDAASTEFDPKTKSPYVIFMPEGSKTHMGGTMRLGSRRTFFQTKECKTAKLYGCKSFIDERHRHRYEVNPDVVARLENAGLSFTGKDETGQRMEIVELPNHPYFVGVQFHPEFKSRPGKPSPVFFGFIGAACGKLDAVHHYSNGVGNDISAAAKTYQNGTPTKPAFRAEYANGNCNGNGNGLHY; this is encoded by the exons ATGAAGTACGTTCTTGTAACTGGAGGAGTTGTTAGTGGCCTCGGCAAAGGTGTCACTGCCAGTAGTATTGGCTTGCTTCTCCAAGCTTGTGGACTCCGAGTCACTGCTATCAAAATTG ATCCTTACTTGAACACAGATGCTGGAACAATGTCCCCTATTGAGCATGGAGAAGTTTTTGTGTTGGATGATGGTGGTGAG GTGGACCTGGATCTTGGAAACTATGAGCGCTTTATGGATATCAAGTTGACCCGTGATAACAACATAACTACTGGGAAAATTTACCAG TATGTAATTGAGAAGGAGAGAAGAGGAGACTATCTGGGAAAAACTGTCCAG GTTGTCCCTCATATCACTGATGCTATTCAAGAGTGGATAGAGAGGGTGGCCCACATACCGGTTGATGGAAAAGCAGGTCCAGCTGATGTGTGTGTCATAGAATTAGGTGGAACCATAG GGGATATTGAGTCCATGCCATTTATTCAGGCATTAGGACAATTCTCATACAGAGTTG GTGCTGGCAACTTTTGTGCAGTTCATGTCAGTCTTGTTCCTGTTTTGAATGTTGTGGGTGAACAG aaaacaaaaccaacTCAGCATAGTGTTCGTGGACTAAGAGGTCAAGGGCTGACTCCACATATCTTGGCTTGCCGCAGCACCACG GTACTTGATGAGAGTGCAAAGGGGAAACTCTCCCAATTTTGCCTAATTCCG GGTGAAAACATAATTACTCTCTATGATGTTCCTAACATCTGGCACATTCCTTTGCTTTTAAGA GATCAGAAGGCTCATGAAGCAATATTCAAAGTGCTGAACCTCAAAGG AATGACTCAAGAACCAGATTTAAAGGAATGGACTAGGAGAGCTGAATCCTGTGATATGCTTCATGAACCA GTTCGTATAGCCTTGGTGGGGAAATATACATGCCTTTCAGATTCCTATCTCTCTATTCTAAAG GCCTTAGTTCATGCTTCTGTTGGATGGCACCAGAAACTTCTTGTGGACTGGGTTTCAGCTACCGACCTTGAAGAGGAAACCGCAAAAGAG AATCATGATGCTTATAAGGCAGCATGGAAGCTATTAAAG GGTGCTGATGGTGTTCTTGTTCCTGGAGGCTTTGGAGATAGAGGTGTGCAAGGAAAAATGGTTGCGGTTAAGTATGCTCGTGAAAACAGAATTCCATTCCTCGGCATTTGTCTTGGAATGCAAATCGCTGTCTTGGAGTTTGCTCGATCTGTTCTTGGAGTACATGATGCTGCTAGCACTGAATTTGATCCGAAAACCAAAAGCCCTTATGTCATATTTATGCCTGAG GGATCAAAAACACACATGGGGGGCACCATGCGCCTCGGATCTCGGAGGACTTTTTTCCAGACCAAGGAATGCAAAACTGCAAAATT ATATGGCTGCAAAAGCTTCATTGATGAGAGACATCGGCATAGATATGAG GTGAATCCTGATGTGGTGGCTCGCCTTGAAAATGCTGGTCTTTCTTTTACTGGGAAGGATGAAACTGGTCAACGCATGGAG ATTGTTGAGCTGCCTAATCATCCTTATTTTGTTGGTGTTCAATTCCATCCTGAGTTTAAATCAAGACCAGGAAAACCTTCTCCAGTGTTTTTCG GGTTTATTGGAGCAGCATGTGGAAAACTGGATGCTGTACATCACTATTCAAATGGAGTAGGAAATGATATATCAGCAGCAGCCAAAACATACCAGAATGGAACTCCAACAAAACCAGCTTTTAGAGCAGAATATGCAAATGGAAATTGCAATGGCAATGGCAATGGATTGCATTACTAA